In the Ilumatobacteraceae bacterium genome, one interval contains:
- a CDS encoding peptide ABC transporter substrate-binding protein: protein MQRTTAARGAARATAALAAVALMAAACGGDDDAPSSGAPDATAEADSDDDTAAEPSDAPSEDRGGNVVFAAEQWPDCLNPITSCANASWLVWSVSAHILPRLMELDVDGNYRASPVIEEAPSIENGLITADPFTVTYHLRDDAVWNDGTPITSDDVRFTWRAILDTTGTLSTSGVDLITDVDASDPKTAVLTFSEPYAPWADLFGGGTGFLLKSGEFGDTTDLADEMLEAIAWSGGPWVLESWGTDEAVLVRNDEYWDADRVPLLDQVTFVPREDTDTEIIALQTGEVAAIFPQPSPGVNERLDQDGIDVVVDGGVVFEGLWPNQRSPQSPILADLAVREALAFAIDRQEIFDTVMKPIYPNGEVLQCAGWVPTVGDWCGDDFADVTQDFERAEQILTDAGWARNGDGVWERDGAPLVIEWNTVAGNSRREDVQALVQEQVADFGIRFEINNLDAGELFQNRLPTLDFGMGLYAQVASPDPSVSTLYDADQIPSEANGFSGQNSIAWDSATVTDLTRRADRALDPAERLDLIRRIGAEARADMAWIPLYQLPNLTAWRSDRLDGPIGDWTASSYGGFSNMYDWYLIE from the coding sequence ATGCAACGGACCACGGCCGCTCGCGGCGCCGCGCGAGCCACCGCAGCGCTCGCAGCGGTCGCACTGATGGCCGCGGCCTGCGGCGGTGACGACGACGCACCGTCGAGCGGAGCGCCCGACGCCACGGCCGAAGCCGACAGCGACGACGACACGGCCGCCGAACCGTCCGACGCGCCCTCCGAGGATCGAGGCGGGAACGTCGTGTTCGCCGCCGAGCAATGGCCCGACTGCCTGAACCCGATCACCTCGTGCGCGAACGCCTCGTGGTTGGTGTGGTCGGTCTCCGCCCACATCCTCCCGCGCCTGATGGAGCTCGACGTCGACGGGAACTACCGGGCATCGCCGGTGATCGAAGAGGCGCCCAGCATCGAGAACGGGCTGATCACGGCCGACCCCTTCACGGTCACCTACCACCTCCGCGACGACGCAGTCTGGAACGACGGCACGCCGATCACGTCGGACGACGTCCGGTTCACCTGGCGCGCGATCCTCGACACGACCGGCACGCTCTCGACGTCGGGCGTCGACCTGATCACCGACGTCGACGCCTCCGACCCGAAGACGGCCGTGCTCACCTTCAGCGAGCCCTACGCACCGTGGGCCGACCTGTTCGGCGGTGGTACCGGCTTCCTGCTCAAGTCCGGCGAGTTCGGCGACACCACCGATCTCGCCGACGAGATGCTCGAGGCGATCGCGTGGTCGGGCGGGCCGTGGGTGCTGGAGTCGTGGGGCACCGACGAGGCGGTGCTGGTCCGCAACGACGAGTACTGGGACGCCGACCGGGTCCCGCTGCTCGATCAGGTCACGTTCGTCCCGCGCGAGGACACCGACACCGAGATCATCGCGCTCCAGACCGGCGAGGTGGCGGCGATCTTCCCGCAGCCATCACCCGGTGTGAACGAACGGCTCGACCAGGACGGCATCGATGTCGTCGTCGACGGCGGTGTCGTGTTCGAGGGCCTCTGGCCGAACCAGCGGTCACCGCAGTCACCGATCCTCGCCGACCTCGCGGTCCGTGAGGCGCTGGCCTTCGCCATCGACCGACAGGAGATCTTCGACACGGTGATGAAGCCGATCTACCCGAACGGCGAGGTGCTCCAGTGCGCCGGCTGGGTGCCGACCGTCGGCGACTGGTGCGGCGACGACTTCGCCGATGTCACGCAGGATTTCGAACGGGCCGAGCAGATCCTCACCGACGCCGGGTGGGCCCGCAACGGTGATGGCGTGTGGGAGCGGGACGGTGCACCGCTGGTGATCGAATGGAACACGGTCGCCGGGAACTCCCGTCGCGAAGACGTGCAGGCGCTCGTGCAGGAGCAGGTGGCCGACTTCGGCATTCGCTTCGAGATCAACAACCTCGACGCCGGCGAACTGTTCCAGAACCGTCTGCCGACCCTCGACTTCGGCATGGGCCTGTACGCCCAGGTGGCGAGCCCGGACCCGTCGGTGTCGACGCTGTACGACGCCGACCAGATCCCGTCCGAGGCGAACGGGTTCTCGGGGCAGAACAGCATCGCCTGGGACAGCGCGACGGTCACCGACCTGACCCGCAGGGCCGACCGGGCGCTCGACCCGGCCGAACGCCTCGACCTGATCCGGCGGATCGGCGCCGAGGCCCGGGCGGACATGGCCTGGATCCCGCTGTACCAACTGCCGAATCTCACCGCCTGGCGGTCCGACCGACTCGACGGACCGATCGGCGACTGGACCGCCAGCTCCTACGGGGGTTTCTCGAACATGTACGACTGGTACCTGATCGAGTGA
- a CDS encoding ABC transporter permease: MGIESVIAYAVRRLLFSVPVLFLLSVVSFAATRAVTSPEAGIRSNPRVSAEDIQRYREQLGLDDSATVQYLRWLGNIVRGDLGTSLVSNRDVWPILSRALWNTAVLGITAIVFSFAIGVVIGTVAAIRRGSAFDYGSTGLAFFGLSMPNFWFAIMLQLFFGVYLVDWLALDGPFFYTAGARSPGTTGFDLVDRARHLVLPALVLAVQLIAVYSRYMRASLIEVMGTDYIRTAKASGATERHVVTHHAMRNAMIPVTTQLAGDVGAIFGGLVITETVFQWPGMGPLFLDAMQSGDYQVILPWLMITAFAVVVFNLIADLAYGVLDPRIRYG; the protein is encoded by the coding sequence ATGGGGATTGAGTCGGTGATCGCGTACGCCGTCCGCCGGTTGCTCTTCTCGGTGCCCGTCCTGTTCCTGCTCAGCGTCGTGTCGTTCGCCGCGACACGAGCGGTGACGAGCCCCGAGGCGGGCATCCGCAGCAACCCACGCGTCTCCGCCGAGGACATCCAGCGCTACCGCGAGCAGCTCGGACTCGACGACTCCGCCACCGTGCAGTACCTGCGATGGCTGGGCAACATCGTGCGCGGCGACCTGGGAACGTCGCTCGTGTCGAACCGCGACGTGTGGCCGATCCTCAGCAGGGCGCTCTGGAACACCGCCGTGCTCGGCATCACGGCGATCGTGTTCAGCTTCGCGATCGGCGTCGTGATCGGCACGGTCGCGGCGATCCGGCGCGGCTCGGCGTTCGACTACGGCAGCACCGGTCTGGCGTTCTTCGGGCTCTCGATGCCGAACTTCTGGTTCGCGATCATGCTCCAGCTCTTCTTCGGGGTGTACCTCGTCGACTGGCTGGCCTTGGACGGACCGTTCTTCTACACCGCGGGCGCCCGATCGCCCGGCACCACCGGCTTCGACCTCGTCGACCGGGCACGCCACCTCGTGCTGCCCGCGCTCGTGCTCGCCGTCCAGCTGATCGCCGTCTACAGCCGGTACATGCGAGCGTCGCTGATCGAGGTCATGGGCACCGACTACATCCGGACCGCCAAGGCGTCGGGAGCGACCGAGCGCCACGTCGTGACGCACCACGCGATGCGGAACGCGATGATCCCGGTCACCACGCAACTCGCCGGAGATGTCGGCGCGATCTTCGGCGGGCTCGTGATCACCGAGACCGTGTTCCAGTGGCCCGGCATGGGTCCACTGTTCCTCGACGCCATGCAGAGCGGTGACTACCAGGTGATCCTCCCGTGGCTGATGATCACCGCATTCGCCGTCGTCGTGTTCAACCTGATCGCCGACCTGGCGTACGGGGTGCTCGACCCGAGGATCAGGTACGGCTGA
- a CDS encoding FAD-dependent oxidoreductase: protein MSEYGAIVIGAGVIGSSVALELARGGRSVVVIDKGPGAGAGSTSASSAIIRFSYSTRDAILTAYEAAAMWHDWAGHLGMSDPDGMCRFIPTGNLILRTTGYDGVRMMELWDEFGIEHEDLDADALAGRFPWLDTGKYHPPKRIDDPAFADAADGRLSAILSPDAGFIDDPMLAAKNLAYAARRHGAEFRFRTEVVSIDRSGDEVAGVTLSDGSSITSPIVVNVAGPHSSSINRMAGVTDDMTIGHRALRQEVFAAPAPSGARLEDGAPLVADLDVGQYFRPQPGGTVLIGGTEPECDELHWVDDPDTNSDHPTVEVFERYMMRFARRVPDFGVPSRPSGIASLYDASDDWVPIYDRSSLDGYFMACATSGNQFKNAPIAGQFMREIIDATMSGHDHDADPVQFTGSRTGRTIDLGAFSRRRERAVTSGTVMG, encoded by the coding sequence ATGAGCGAGTACGGCGCGATCGTGATCGGCGCCGGCGTGATCGGGTCGTCGGTCGCGCTCGAGTTGGCGCGCGGTGGCCGTTCGGTCGTCGTGATCGACAAGGGTCCCGGAGCAGGTGCCGGTTCGACCAGCGCATCGTCGGCGATCATCCGCTTCAGCTACTCGACACGCGACGCGATCCTGACCGCCTACGAGGCAGCCGCGATGTGGCACGACTGGGCCGGCCATCTCGGCATGTCCGATCCCGACGGCATGTGCCGCTTCATCCCCACCGGCAACCTGATCCTGCGCACGACCGGCTACGACGGGGTCCGCATGATGGAGCTCTGGGACGAGTTTGGGATCGAGCACGAGGATCTCGACGCCGACGCACTCGCCGGCCGATTTCCCTGGCTCGACACCGGCAAGTACCACCCACCGAAGCGGATCGACGATCCCGCCTTCGCCGACGCTGCCGACGGGCGTCTGAGCGCGATCCTCAGCCCCGACGCCGGCTTCATCGACGACCCGATGCTCGCCGCGAAGAACCTCGCGTACGCGGCCCGCCGGCACGGAGCCGAGTTCCGGTTCCGGACCGAGGTCGTCTCGATCGATCGCAGCGGTGACGAGGTCGCCGGTGTCACGCTGTCGGACGGTTCGTCGATCACGTCGCCGATCGTGGTCAACGTCGCCGGCCCGCACTCGAGCTCGATCAACCGGATGGCGGGCGTGACCGACGACATGACGATCGGCCACCGAGCGCTCCGTCAGGAGGTGTTCGCCGCGCCGGCGCCGTCGGGTGCCCGGCTCGAGGACGGCGCACCGCTGGTCGCCGATCTCGACGTCGGCCAGTACTTCCGGCCGCAGCCCGGCGGCACCGTGCTGATCGGCGGTACCGAACCCGAGTGTGACGAACTGCACTGGGTCGACGATCCCGACACCAACTCCGATCACCCGACCGTCGAGGTGTTCGAGCGGTACATGATGCGGTTCGCCCGGCGGGTTCCGGACTTCGGGGTACCGAGTCGACCCTCGGGGATCGCCTCGCTGTACGACGCATCCGACGACTGGGTGCCGATCTACGACCGGTCGTCGCTCGACGGGTACTTCATGGCCTGTGCGACGAGCGGGAACCAATTCAAGAACGCGCCGATCGCCGGGCAGTTCATGCGCGAGATCATCGACGCCACCATGTCAGGTCACGACCACGACGCCGATCCGGTGCAGTTCACCGGATCGCGCACCGGCCGTACGATCGATCTCGGCGCGTTCTCGCGGCGTCGCGAACGGGCGGTCACGTCCGGCACCGTCATGGGGTGA
- a CDS encoding ABC transporter permease encodes MAHPIDAVRSDAPVDGGFARPPEGQAAMAWRRYRTHRLAVVSGVVLGVFVALCALAPLLAPHGSTDQDLSATFASPDGDHWLGTDSLGRDQLSRLLYGGRVSLAVGFGVAVVSGVFGTLVGSIAGYLGGWIDNVLMRFTDFMLALPALIFLIVAARVFGDSIVTVVFLVAAVTWMPLARIVRGVTLSLRDREFVTAARATGAGPTRIVIRHVLPSTVGPVVVNLTLTMAAAILLESALSFLGLGIQPPTPTWGNMLAGSKGFVQTAPWLVWFPGLMILITVLCVNFVGDGLRDALDPTDRRIC; translated from the coding sequence ATGGCCCACCCCATCGATGCCGTCCGCTCGGACGCACCCGTGGACGGCGGCTTCGCCCGCCCACCGGAAGGGCAGGCTGCGATGGCCTGGCGTCGTTATCGCACACATCGACTCGCGGTCGTGTCGGGTGTCGTGCTCGGGGTGTTCGTGGCGCTGTGCGCCCTCGCCCCGCTGCTGGCGCCGCACGGCTCCACCGACCAGGACCTGTCGGCCACCTTCGCGTCGCCCGACGGCGACCACTGGCTCGGCACCGATTCGCTCGGCCGTGACCAACTCTCTCGGCTCCTGTACGGCGGCCGGGTGTCGCTGGCGGTCGGATTCGGGGTGGCCGTCGTCAGCGGGGTGTTCGGGACGCTGGTCGGTTCGATCGCCGGCTACCTGGGCGGGTGGATCGACAACGTACTGATGCGCTTCACCGACTTCATGCTGGCGTTGCCGGCCCTCATCTTCCTGATCGTCGCCGCCCGCGTGTTCGGCGACTCGATCGTCACCGTGGTGTTCCTCGTCGCCGCGGTGACGTGGATGCCCCTCGCTCGGATCGTGCGGGGCGTGACGCTGTCGCTGCGCGACCGTGAGTTCGTGACGGCCGCCCGGGCGACCGGGGCGGGCCCGACCCGGATCGTGATCCGACACGTGCTGCCCAGCACCGTCGGGCCGGTGGTGGTCAACCTCACCCTCACGATGGCGGCGGCGATCCTGCTCGAGTCGGCGCTGTCGTTCCTCGGCCTCGGAATCCAGCCACCGACGCCAACGTGGGGCAACATGCTCGCCGGTTCCAAGGGTTTCGTGCAGACCGCACCGTGGCTGGTCTGGTTCCCGGGTCTGATGATCCTGATCACGGTGCTGTGTGTGAACTTCGTCGGCGACGGCCTCCGCGACGCCCTCGATCCCACCGATCGACGCATCTGCTGA
- a CDS encoding AraC family transcriptional regulator — protein sequence MNDLGRPIELLLELFRSVPHVMVCVKNDDGVYVGVNRAFVRRTRRRHASDVLGRRAHDLFPADLAASYDAQDRALLATGQAVRNQLEPIADADHPGDGRWYLTTKVRHDRPDRPDRTGRADRGPMVVVTSVDAQLGDRADAATGLRAAIELVHDRWDRPLLVDDLARAAGMSTDRLERAMQRALAISPKQYILRIRAERAAALLATTRLPIARIAADCGYYDQSQMTRQFRVHIGVTPSSYRHAVSGGQ from the coding sequence ATGAACGACCTGGGACGTCCAATCGAGTTGCTGCTCGAACTGTTCCGTTCGGTGCCACATGTGATGGTGTGCGTGAAGAACGACGACGGGGTGTACGTCGGCGTGAACCGTGCGTTCGTCCGACGCACCCGACGACGGCACGCGAGCGACGTGCTCGGTCGTCGGGCGCACGACCTCTTCCCGGCCGACCTGGCTGCCTCGTACGACGCCCAGGACCGTGCGCTGCTCGCCACCGGCCAAGCCGTCCGCAACCAACTCGAACCGATCGCCGACGCCGACCATCCGGGTGACGGCCGCTGGTATCTCACCACCAAGGTGCGCCACGACCGCCCCGACCGCCCCGACCGCACCGGTCGAGCCGACCGTGGCCCGATGGTGGTCGTGACCTCGGTCGATGCTCAGCTCGGCGATCGCGCCGACGCCGCGACGGGCCTGCGCGCCGCGATCGAGCTGGTCCATGATCGATGGGATCGGCCGCTCCTGGTCGACGACCTCGCCCGAGCCGCCGGTATGAGCACCGACCGACTCGAGCGAGCCATGCAACGGGCACTCGCCATCTCGCCGAAGCAGTACATCCTGCGAATCCGTGCCGAGCGAGCGGCGGCGCTGCTCGCCACCACACGGCTACCGATCGCCCGTATCGCGGCCGACTGCGGGTACTACGACCAGAGTCAGATGACACGACAGTTCCGCGTCCACATCGGGGTCACGCCGAGTTCGTACCGGCACGCCGTGAGCGGCGGGCAGTAG
- a CDS encoding proline dehydrogenase family protein: MSSQRAPGDDGIGPDGDASSDGARADDEQRVETAVALARRWVDDAALLDERSPRSQRRRRRRLAALVEAPSAADFTVRLTDEVSRMSLASRAARRFAELVHDADLSAMPLADRLLLRVGARVAPIAPRVVMPLVHRRLRAEADGVILPADDPGLADHLRRRTEEGIRSNVNVLGEAIVGDGEARRRLAMVTERLRRPDVDYVSVKISAVCASISPVAFDDTVERVVERLRPLYRCAASFDPPKFVNLDMEEYRDLDLTIAVFRELLDDEFVELDAGIVLQAYLPDSAAAALDLATWALERRERGGGRIKIRIVKGANLAMEHAAAELAGWPAAPYGTKAEVDANYKAVLDILRAPRFDDAVRIGVASHNLFDVAWALGLRDEQLAAGRPATIEFEMLEGMSPSQSAVVRAATGDLLLYSPIVGSDDFAAALAYLVRRLDENTAPDNFLAHIMELARDSEVFAAEAARFAASVHERHLVSHVSRRRGDRARLAPRGTTGASSGAFVNAPDTDWTSAANRAWIADALAADHGGSGGRAIEVVTTAHVDATVERSLAAHARWAATAPAARADLLERVADEFEAARGRVLAIMAAEAGKIVTQGDPEVSEAVDFARYYARDARRIVAVDGATAAPRGPIVVTPPWNFPFAIPAGGVLAALAAGNTAILKPAPQTRETARAIVELCWAAGVPDDVVQFLPAADDDAGRRLVTHPDVAAVILTGAYATAELFHSWRPDLRLHAETSGKNALVITAAADLDEAVADLVASAFGHAGQKCSAASLAIVEAPLYDDPRFLERIRDAAATLRVGPADDVATDVGPLIEPPGPALERALTELDPGERWLLRPELRSDDRRSWTPGVRVGVRPGSWFARTECFGPVLGIMRADDLDHAIVLQNGTEFGLTAGLHSLDPAEISTWVEQVEAGNLYVNRGITGAIVQRQPFGGWKRSVVGPTAKAGGPNYVATLAGWSDDPTVAIETVEAAFATWWRTIGRAERDLTGLTVERNVFRYRPLRGGVAVRFGPMATARQRSLVATAAGTVGCRLVSSEAADESEQEFAARVPDLAVDRYRSVGLAVESDVVAACHRAGVTVDDADPVAAPEIELPRWLREQAVSTTMHRHGRVDHRARRASEQPGDRPAG, from the coding sequence GTGAGCAGCCAACGAGCGCCTGGTGATGACGGCATCGGCCCGGACGGCGATGCGTCGTCCGACGGTGCCCGGGCCGACGACGAACAGCGCGTCGAGACCGCCGTGGCGCTGGCCCGCCGGTGGGTCGACGACGCTGCACTGCTCGACGAACGCAGTCCGCGCTCGCAGCGGCGACGTCGCCGTCGGCTCGCCGCGCTGGTCGAAGCACCGAGTGCCGCCGACTTCACGGTCAGGTTGACCGACGAGGTCAGCCGGATGTCGCTCGCGTCGCGGGCCGCTCGTCGCTTCGCCGAGCTCGTCCACGACGCCGACCTGAGCGCGATGCCGCTCGCCGACCGGCTCCTGCTGCGTGTCGGCGCCAGGGTCGCGCCGATCGCTCCTCGGGTCGTGATGCCGCTCGTGCATCGTCGCCTGCGGGCGGAGGCCGACGGCGTGATCCTGCCGGCCGACGACCCCGGACTGGCCGATCATCTCCGCCGTCGCACGGAGGAGGGGATCCGGAGCAACGTCAACGTGCTCGGCGAGGCGATCGTCGGCGACGGCGAGGCTCGTCGTCGGTTGGCGATGGTGACCGAGCGGCTCCGGCGACCCGACGTGGACTACGTCTCGGTCAAGATCTCGGCGGTCTGCGCGTCGATCAGTCCCGTCGCGTTCGACGACACGGTCGAGCGGGTGGTCGAGCGGCTGCGGCCGCTGTATCGCTGTGCGGCGTCGTTCGATCCGCCGAAGTTCGTCAACCTCGACATGGAGGAGTACCGGGACCTGGATCTGACGATCGCCGTCTTCCGTGAGCTGCTCGACGACGAGTTCGTCGAGCTCGATGCCGGCATCGTCCTGCAGGCCTATCTGCCGGACTCGGCTGCTGCCGCGCTCGACCTCGCCACGTGGGCGCTCGAACGGCGGGAACGAGGCGGCGGACGGATCAAGATCCGCATCGTCAAGGGTGCGAACCTGGCGATGGAACACGCCGCCGCCGAACTCGCCGGGTGGCCGGCGGCGCCGTACGGGACCAAGGCCGAGGTGGACGCCAACTACAAGGCCGTGCTCGACATCCTCCGTGCGCCTCGGTTCGACGACGCCGTTCGGATCGGCGTGGCGAGTCACAACCTCTTCGACGTCGCCTGGGCGCTCGGCCTGCGAGACGAGCAGCTCGCCGCCGGGCGACCCGCCACGATCGAATTCGAGATGCTCGAAGGCATGTCACCGTCGCAGTCGGCGGTGGTGCGTGCGGCCACCGGCGACCTGCTGCTCTACTCGCCGATCGTCGGCAGCGACGATTTCGCTGCGGCGCTCGCCTATCTCGTGCGTCGGCTCGACGAGAACACCGCGCCCGACAACTTCCTCGCGCACATCATGGAACTCGCGCGCGACAGCGAGGTCTTCGCTGCCGAAGCGGCGAGGTTCGCCGCTTCGGTGCACGAGCGGCATTTGGTCTCGCACGTCAGTCGCCGGCGCGGCGACCGGGCACGTCTCGCACCACGGGGGACCACCGGAGCCTCGTCGGGTGCGTTCGTCAATGCTCCCGACACCGACTGGACCAGCGCGGCCAACCGGGCGTGGATCGCCGACGCACTCGCGGCCGACCACGGAGGTTCCGGCGGCCGCGCGATCGAGGTCGTGACCACGGCGCACGTCGACGCCACGGTCGAGCGCTCGCTCGCCGCTCACGCCCGCTGGGCGGCCACCGCCCCCGCCGCCCGGGCCGACCTCCTCGAGCGGGTCGCCGATGAGTTCGAAGCGGCCCGCGGCCGAGTGCTGGCGATCATGGCCGCCGAGGCCGGAAAGATCGTGACCCAGGGCGACCCCGAGGTGTCGGAGGCCGTCGACTTCGCTCGCTACTACGCCCGCGATGCCCGCCGCATCGTCGCCGTCGACGGGGCGACCGCTGCGCCGCGCGGTCCGATCGTCGTGACGCCGCCGTGGAACTTCCCCTTCGCGATCCCGGCAGGTGGTGTGCTGGCGGCGCTGGCCGCCGGCAACACCGCCATCCTCAAACCGGCACCCCAGACCCGTGAGACCGCCAGGGCGATCGTCGAACTCTGCTGGGCGGCGGGGGTGCCCGACGACGTCGTGCAGTTCCTCCCGGCCGCCGACGACGACGCCGGACGACGGCTCGTCACCCACCCGGACGTCGCTGCGGTCATCCTGACCGGCGCGTACGCCACCGCCGAACTGTTCCACTCGTGGCGGCCGGACCTGCGCCTGCACGCCGAGACGAGCGGTAAGAACGCGCTCGTGATCACCGCTGCCGCCGATCTCGACGAGGCGGTCGCCGATCTCGTGGCGTCGGCGTTCGGGCATGCCGGGCAGAAGTGTTCGGCCGCCAGCCTCGCGATCGTCGAAGCGCCGCTGTACGACGATCCACGCTTCCTCGAGCGCATTCGTGACGCCGCGGCGACCTTGCGGGTGGGGCCGGCCGATGACGTCGCCACCGATGTCGGTCCGCTCATCGAACCGCCGGGACCGGCGCTCGAGCGCGCGCTGACCGAACTCGACCCCGGTGAGCGCTGGCTGCTCCGTCCCGAGCTTCGCTCGGACGATCGGCGGTCGTGGACGCCTGGCGTCCGGGTCGGTGTGCGTCCGGGTTCGTGGTTCGCGCGCACCGAGTGCTTCGGCCCCGTGCTCGGCATCATGCGCGCCGACGATCTCGACCACGCGATCGTGCTCCAGAACGGCACGGAGTTCGGGTTGACCGCCGGGTTGCACTCGCTCGACCCGGCCGAGATCTCCACCTGGGTCGAGCAGGTCGAGGCCGGCAACCTGTACGTCAACCGGGGGATCACCGGCGCGATCGTGCAGCGGCAGCCGTTCGGAGGTTGGAAGCGATCGGTCGTCGGCCCGACCGCGAAGGCGGGCGGCCCGAACTACGTCGCGACCCTCGCCGGATGGAGTGATGACCCCACCGTGGCGATCGAGACGGTCGAGGCCGCATTCGCCACGTGGTGGCGAACGATCGGCCGCGCCGAGCGCGACCTCACCGGGCTGACCGTCGAGCGGAACGTGTTCCGATATCGCCCGCTGCGGGGCGGGGTCGCGGTCCGATTCGGACCGATGGCGACGGCCCGCCAGCGGTCCCTGGTCGCCACGGCCGCCGGAACCGTCGGATGCCGTCTGGTGAGCAGTGAGGCAGCGGACGAGTCGGAGCAGGAGTTCGCCGCGCGGGTGCCGGACCTCGCCGTCGACCGGTATCGCTCCGTCGGGCTGGCGGTCGAATCCGACGTCGTCGCAGCGTGTCATCGGGCGGGTGTGACCGTCGACGACGCCGACCCGGTCGCCGCCCCGGAGATCGAACTGCCGCGTTGGCTGCGCGAGCAGGCGGTGTCGACGACGATGCATCGACACGGTCGCGTCGATCACCGGGCACGACGAGCCTCCGAGCAGCCCGGCGACCGACCCGCCGGGTGA
- a CDS encoding SigE family RNA polymerase sigma factor: MVRVLHMALSTPIDIRRRLVARRANERLDEAASPGSLPDTFTQPALEFETFYRAHYPSVVRLAYSLCGSMQIAEELAQEAFVSAHTRWRRVVGFDRPDLWVRRVVINRSISYRRRETIERKAVARLHPDVGDTTEPTLSDEVVWQAMRELSPRQAEVLALFYVEDQPMSAVAEILGLGSETVKTHLKRGRAALAAKLDEMGHVR, encoded by the coding sequence ATGGTGCGTGTACTCCACATGGCCCTCTCCACGCCGATCGACATCCGCCGACGCCTGGTCGCGCGTCGGGCGAACGAACGGCTCGACGAGGCCGCATCGCCCGGCTCGTTGCCCGACACGTTCACCCAGCCGGCACTCGAGTTCGAGACCTTCTACCGAGCTCACTATCCGTCGGTCGTCCGGCTCGCGTACTCGTTGTGCGGGTCGATGCAGATCGCCGAAGAACTCGCCCAGGAGGCGTTCGTCTCGGCCCACACCCGCTGGCGGCGCGTGGTCGGCTTCGACCGGCCCGACCTGTGGGTTCGTCGGGTCGTGATCAACCGCTCGATCTCGTACCGGCGGCGGGAGACGATCGAGCGCAAGGCGGTGGCACGGCTCCACCCCGACGTCGGCGACACGACCGAGCCCACCCTCAGCGACGAAGTCGTCTGGCAGGCCATGCGTGAACTCTCGCCCCGACAGGCCGAAGTGCTCGCGCTCTTCTACGTCGAAGATCAACCGATGAGCGCGGTCGCCGAGATCCTCGGACTCGGCTCCGAGACCGTCAAGACACATCTCAAGCGGGGGCGGGCCGCACTCGCCGCCAAACTCGACGAGATGGGGCACGTGCGATGA